In Gemmatimonadetes bacterium SCN 70-22, the following are encoded in one genomic region:
- a CDS encoding peptidase M23, with protein sequence MNHWSAILADTWQVDATLASLAGEYDLNLRATTRDGRRYVLKVMRPGCDAPFVDLLTQAHAHIASRDPGVPIPALVPTRDGAPYCQRPDANGEARYLWLLSSLDGVEYRRARPHSLALASELGTHVARLDRALADFTHPAMARDFKWDLRRGDWIAGHLHEIPDPGRRAIVDGILARYAALKPALLAEPAAAIHNDINDCNILVGRSAAGTLAVTGIIDFGDLTLAPAVAELAITGAYLVLDHPHPERALAAFVAAYHGITPLSGAQLDLVWPLLLMRLAVSVTNSARMARERPGDPYAVISEAAAWRFLERSRGIAEAQVSARLRAACALPATDSAGRVIAWLDSERGRFAPVMGRDLSELAAGSLAITSSLAPRDPLAMTDEEARTLGAAAGVGAAWVGSYAEPRAVYTAPAFRKGALAVSDRRSVHIAVDVFLPAGTPVHAPCDGVVDVVEFREAALDYGGMVVLRHQTPAGDAFWTLYGHLSRATVQALRVGQRVTRGEQLGALGSPEENGGWDPHLHLQLAVLTDGMAGDWPGVADPDDLAMWRAICPNPAALLNLPDARVEYRPIDVATLLAGRGAHFASNLRLSYRDPCLFVRGWKHYLFDQWGRTYLDAYNNVPHVGHAHPRLRAVASDQLARLNTNTRYLHPLQVAFAEALLAKAPPHLTHVFLVNSGSEANELALRLARARTGGRDMVTPDHGYHGNTTGAYDLSAYKFNKPGGGGRPDWVQLVPLPDAYRGPHRGADAGAAYAAYVDEAIARIPARGGGARLAGFIAETFPSVGGQVLPPPGYLSGVYARIRAAGGVCIADEVQTGLGRLGEYYWAFTQQEVLPDIVVLGKPLGNGHPLGAVLTTSEIARAFDNGIEFFSTFGGSTLSCRIGTEVLRIVDDEGLQDNARAVGGHLLAGLRDLQSRQALIGDVRGLGLFVGVDLVADRSSRAPATDAARYVVNRLREERILVGTEGPADNVLKIRPPLTVGRDDVEWLLERLEEILGEWGTA encoded by the coding sequence CTGAACCACTGGTCCGCGATCCTCGCCGATACCTGGCAGGTCGATGCCACCCTCGCGTCGCTCGCTGGCGAGTACGACCTCAACCTGCGCGCCACCACGCGAGACGGGCGCCGGTACGTCCTCAAGGTCATGCGCCCGGGATGCGATGCGCCCTTCGTCGACCTCCTCACGCAGGCGCACGCCCACATCGCCTCGCGCGACCCCGGCGTCCCCATCCCCGCACTCGTCCCCACGCGTGACGGGGCGCCGTACTGCCAGCGCCCCGATGCCAACGGGGAGGCGCGCTACCTGTGGCTCCTCTCGTCGCTCGACGGCGTCGAGTACCGGCGGGCACGCCCCCACTCCCTCGCCCTCGCCAGCGAGCTGGGCACCCACGTCGCACGCCTCGACCGCGCCCTCGCCGACTTCACCCACCCGGCCATGGCGCGCGACTTCAAGTGGGACCTTCGGCGCGGCGACTGGATCGCCGGCCACCTGCACGAGATCCCCGATCCCGGACGGCGCGCCATCGTCGACGGCATCCTCGCTCGTTATGCGGCGCTCAAGCCCGCGCTCCTCGCCGAGCCGGCCGCGGCGATTCACAACGACATCAACGACTGCAACATCCTTGTAGGGCGCTCGGCCGCGGGGACGCTCGCCGTGACCGGGATCATCGACTTCGGCGACCTGACCCTCGCTCCCGCAGTCGCCGAGCTCGCGATCACCGGGGCGTACCTCGTCCTCGACCATCCACACCCCGAACGGGCGCTCGCCGCCTTCGTCGCCGCCTATCACGGCATCACCCCGCTGTCCGGCGCCCAGCTCGACCTGGTCTGGCCGCTCCTCCTGATGCGCCTGGCGGTGAGCGTGACCAACTCGGCGCGCATGGCGCGCGAGCGCCCCGGCGACCCGTACGCGGTGATCTCCGAGGCCGCGGCATGGCGATTCCTCGAGCGATCACGGGGCATCGCCGAGGCACAGGTGAGTGCCCGGCTGCGCGCGGCATGCGCCCTCCCGGCCACGGACTCGGCCGGGCGCGTCATCGCGTGGCTCGACAGCGAGCGGGGGCGATTCGCCCCGGTGATGGGACGCGACCTGTCGGAGCTCGCGGCCGGCTCGCTGGCCATCACGTCGTCGCTGGCCCCGCGCGACCCGCTGGCGATGACGGACGAGGAGGCCCGTACGTTGGGCGCGGCGGCCGGCGTGGGCGCCGCGTGGGTCGGGAGCTACGCCGAGCCGCGCGCCGTCTACACCGCCCCCGCCTTCAGAAAGGGGGCGCTCGCCGTCTCCGACCGCCGTTCGGTCCACATCGCGGTCGATGTCTTCCTCCCGGCGGGGACTCCCGTGCACGCCCCCTGCGATGGTGTGGTGGATGTCGTCGAGTTCCGCGAGGCAGCGCTCGACTACGGGGGGATGGTCGTCCTGCGGCACCAGACGCCGGCCGGCGACGCGTTCTGGACGCTGTACGGCCATTTGTCGCGTGCCACGGTGCAGGCGCTCAGGGTGGGGCAGCGCGTGACGCGGGGGGAGCAGCTTGGCGCCCTCGGGTCGCCGGAGGAGAATGGCGGGTGGGATCCGCACCTGCACCTGCAGCTGGCGGTGCTCACCGACGGCATGGCGGGAGACTGGCCCGGGGTCGCCGACCCCGACGACCTCGCGATGTGGCGCGCCATCTGCCCCAACCCCGCCGCCCTGCTCAACCTCCCCGACGCGAGGGTCGAGTACCGCCCCATCGACGTGGCGACGCTCCTCGCCGGCCGCGGTGCGCACTTTGCCTCCAACCTCAGGCTGAGCTACCGCGACCCCTGCCTCTTCGTGCGCGGGTGGAAGCACTACCTGTTCGACCAGTGGGGACGGACGTACCTCGACGCCTACAACAACGTGCCGCACGTGGGACACGCCCACCCGCGACTGCGCGCCGTGGCATCCGACCAGCTGGCGCGGCTGAACACGAACACGCGCTACCTCCACCCGCTGCAGGTCGCCTTCGCCGAGGCGCTCCTGGCCAAGGCGCCGCCGCACCTCACGCACGTCTTCCTCGTGAACTCGGGGAGCGAGGCGAACGAGCTCGCGTTGCGGCTGGCGAGGGCGCGCACCGGGGGACGGGACATGGTCACCCCCGACCACGGGTACCACGGGAACACCACCGGCGCCTACGACCTCTCCGCCTACAAGTTCAACAAGCCGGGCGGCGGCGGCCGTCCCGACTGGGTGCAGCTGGTCCCGCTCCCCGACGCCTATCGCGGCCCGCACCGCGGCGCCGACGCCGGGGCGGCGTACGCGGCGTACGTGGATGAGGCCATCGCGCGCATCCCGGCGCGGGGAGGAGGCGCACGGCTCGCCGGCTTCATCGCCGAGACCTTCCCGAGCGTCGGCGGACAGGTCCTCCCACCGCCCGGCTACCTGTCGGGGGTGTATGCCCGCATTCGTGCGGCCGGCGGCGTCTGCATCGCCGACGAGGTCCAGACCGGGCTCGGACGCCTCGGCGAGTACTACTGGGCCTTCACCCAGCAGGAGGTCCTCCCCGACATCGTCGTCCTGGGGAAGCCGCTGGGCAACGGGCATCCGTTGGGCGCCGTCCTCACCACATCCGAGATCGCTCGCGCATTCGACAACGGCATCGAGTTCTTCTCGACCTTCGGCGGGAGCACCCTCTCGTGCCGCATCGGGACCGAGGTCCTGCGCATCGTCGACGACGAAGGGCTGCAGGACAATGCCCGCGCGGTCGGCGGCCACCTGCTGGCCGGATTGCGCGACCTGCAATCCCGCCAGGCGCTCATCGGCGATGTGCGCGGCCTCGGACTCTTCGTCGGGGTGGACCTGGTGGCCGACCGCA
- a CDS encoding reactive intermediate/imine deaminase, with amino-acid sequence MSHYPVVAPDLPTPVGPYSPGMGFERLIFVSGQGAVDPATGQLAGPDAAAQTEQCLRNLRAILRAAGSDLQYVLRCGVFLVDMGEFREMNAVYERAFGGHRPARTTVQVSALPREGLRVEIDCVAYRP; translated from the coding sequence ATGTCGCACTACCCCGTCGTCGCCCCCGACCTCCCGACCCCAGTCGGCCCCTACTCCCCGGGGATGGGGTTCGAGCGCCTCATCTTCGTGTCGGGGCAGGGGGCCGTCGACCCCGCCACCGGCCAGCTGGCCGGCCCGGATGCCGCAGCCCAAACGGAACAGTGCCTCCGGAACCTGCGGGCGATCCTTCGTGCCGCCGGCTCGGACCTCCAGTACGTGCTGCGCTGCGGCGTCTTCCTGGTCGACATGGGCGAGTTCAGGGAGATGAACGCCGTCTACGAACGGGCGTTCGGCGGCCACCGCCCGGCCCGCACGACCGTCCAGGTCTCGGCCCTCCCGCGCGAGGGGCTGCGCGTCGAAATCGACTGCGTGGCGTACCGGCCCTGA